A stretch of Dietzia lutea DNA encodes these proteins:
- a CDS encoding GXWXG domain-containing protein — protein sequence MSAASTDSTVTGARAGEGADSGGADAELDRIRALETVPSERVSTLWDALEPARVDEIAGSRWRGTGLDTGHPMYGTLGTMHWWGKDFTNARKVDPILVTDESGEIVPDTSATGGGGASLWEVSFRGRPTASMVYDRLPVIDHFAVVTSGSDGRPTTLLAVMNGRGTVHEGEHFWFVLERDG from the coding sequence GTGAGCGCCGCCAGCACAGACTCCACCGTGACCGGCGCCCGGGCCGGGGAGGGGGCCGACAGCGGTGGGGCCGACGCCGAGCTCGACCGGATCCGCGCGCTGGAGACCGTCCCGTCCGAGCGCGTCTCGACACTGTGGGACGCCCTCGAGCCCGCGCGGGTCGACGAGATCGCCGGTAGCCGGTGGCGGGGTACGGGACTGGACACCGGCCACCCGATGTACGGCACCCTCGGGACGATGCACTGGTGGGGCAAGGACTTCACCAATGCGCGGAAGGTCGATCCCATTCTCGTCACCGACGAATCCGGCGAGATCGTGCCCGACACCTCCGCGACCGGGGGCGGCGGGGCGTCGCTGTGGGAGGTCTCCTTCCGGGGCCGCCCGACCGCCTCCATGGTGTACGACCGACTGCCGGTGATCGACCACTTCGCCGTCGTCACCTCCGGCTCGGACGGGCGACCCACCACCCTCCTCGCGGTGATGAACGGACGCGGCACCGTCCACGAGGGCGAGCATTTCTGGTTCGTCCTCGAGCGCGACGGCTGA
- a CDS encoding LLM class F420-dependent oxidoreductase gives MTRSTERPVRIAVQLQPQHTPDYALLRDAVRRSEDAGVDVVFTWDHFFPLYGEPDGAHFECWTLLAAWAEQTERVELGALVTCNSYRNPELLADMARTVDHISDGRLILGLGSGWFERDYVEYGYEFGTKGSRLDELGHSLDRIEQRFAKLNPAPTRDIPVLLGGGGEKKTLRHVARHADIWHSFVDVETYRHKSEVLARHCADVGRNPAEIERSTEIGGASTPDEARRMADELHAEGITLFTVGLNGPDYPLDLVESLVAWRDGR, from the coding sequence ATGACCCGAAGCACCGAACGTCCGGTCCGCATCGCCGTCCAGCTGCAGCCGCAGCACACGCCCGACTACGCCCTCCTCCGCGACGCCGTCCGGCGGTCCGAGGACGCCGGCGTCGACGTGGTCTTCACCTGGGACCACTTCTTCCCCCTGTACGGCGAGCCCGACGGCGCCCACTTCGAGTGCTGGACGCTGCTCGCGGCGTGGGCCGAGCAGACCGAACGCGTCGAGCTCGGGGCCCTCGTCACGTGCAACAGCTACCGCAATCCCGAACTGCTCGCGGACATGGCGCGGACCGTCGACCACATCTCGGACGGACGCCTCATCCTCGGCCTGGGCAGCGGCTGGTTCGAACGCGACTACGTCGAGTACGGGTACGAGTTCGGCACCAAGGGCTCGCGCCTCGACGAGCTGGGCCACTCGCTCGACCGGATCGAGCAGCGCTTCGCCAAGCTCAACCCCGCACCGACCCGCGACATCCCCGTCCTCCTCGGCGGCGGCGGGGAGAAGAAGACCCTCCGGCACGTGGCGCGCCACGCCGACATCTGGCACTCGTTCGTGGACGTGGAGACCTACCGTCACAAGTCCGAGGTGCTGGCTCGACACTGCGCGGACGTCGGGCGGAACCCCGCCGAGATCGAGCGCTCCACCGAGATCGGCGGGGCCAGCACCCCGGACGAGGCTCGGCGCATGGCCGACGAGCTGCACGCGGAGGGCATCACCCTGTTCACCGTGGGGCTCAACGGCCCCGACTACCCGCTGGATCTGGTCGAGTCGCTGGTCGCCTGGCGCGACGGGCGCTGA
- a CDS encoding carbohydrate ABC transporter permease, producing MSHRVPDHSTSPTTTTTTSSSSTSGPDRRTDDRDLKPPRKPLGRTAGTYVGALLILIWGLAPFYWMLVTAFRDNRFVFSASPLPSNVTLDNFREALSTDGGNNFLGAIINSVIISSVTTALALTFGVFTAYALARVDFRGKFFVTGLILAASMFPGVALVTPLFQLFTDIGWIGTYQALIIPNISFALPLTIYTLTSFFNDLPWELEEAARVDGATRGQAFIKIILPLAAPALFTTAILAFIITWNEFILSQQLSTTATEPVTVAIARFSGVNPYIPPHAAIMAAGALVTVPLVIMVLLFQRRIISGLTAGGLKS from the coding sequence GTGAGCCACCGAGTGCCTGACCACAGCACCTCGCCGACCACGACGACGACCACCTCGTCGTCGTCGACCTCCGGCCCGGACCGACGCACCGACGACAGGGACCTCAAGCCCCCGCGCAAGCCCCTCGGCCGCACCGCGGGCACCTACGTCGGCGCCCTGCTCATCCTCATCTGGGGGCTCGCGCCGTTCTACTGGATGCTCGTCACGGCGTTCCGCGACAACCGGTTCGTGTTCTCCGCGAGCCCCCTGCCCTCAAACGTCACGCTGGACAACTTCCGCGAGGCACTGTCCACGGACGGCGGCAACAACTTCCTGGGCGCGATCATCAACTCGGTGATCATCAGCTCGGTCACCACCGCGCTCGCCCTGACCTTCGGCGTGTTCACCGCCTACGCGCTCGCCCGGGTCGACTTCCGCGGCAAGTTCTTCGTCACCGGCCTCATCCTCGCCGCGTCGATGTTCCCCGGCGTCGCCCTGGTCACCCCGCTGTTCCAGCTCTTCACCGACATCGGCTGGATCGGCACCTACCAGGCGCTCATCATCCCCAACATCTCGTTCGCGCTGCCGCTGACGATCTACACGCTGACGTCGTTCTTCAACGACCTGCCGTGGGAGCTCGAGGAGGCCGCCCGCGTCGACGGCGCCACCCGCGGCCAGGCGTTCATCAAGATCATCCTGCCGCTCGCGGCACCGGCGCTGTTCACCACCGCGATCCTGGCGTTCATCATCACCTGGAACGAGTTCATCCTCTCGCAGCAGCTGTCCACCACGGCGACCGAACCCGTCACCGTGGCGATCGCCCGCTTCTCCGGCGTCAACCCTTACATCCCGCCGCACGCGGCGATCATGGCCGCCGGCGCGCTCGTCACCGTGCCGCTGGTGATCATGGTGCTGCTCTTCCAGCGGCGGATCATCTCCGGCCTCACCGCCGGCGGCCTCAAGAGCTGA
- a CDS encoding carbohydrate ABC transporter permease: protein MTTSEKSQAPLVAKKFDWRPVWMVGPALIILAVVIGYPIVRAVYLSFMADRGLDPATGMFTQGGFAGFQHYLYWLTQACPAPGGGTVTCPDGVSATDFWPAMGNTLFFTVTTVSLETVLGFAMAVIMGKSIWGRSLLRAAVLVPWAIPTAVTAKLWAFIFDPNGIANTILGTNIAWTTDPFYARVAIIVADVWKTAPFMALLILAGLQMIPGDVYEAARVDGASRWQQFVRITLPLVRPALMVAILFRTLDALRMYDLPVILVSANSNSPTATVSMLVVNEMRMGNFNSASAISTLVFLLVFAVAYIMVKFLGANVVEDRTGKKEEIR, encoded by the coding sequence ATGACGACGAGCGAGAAGTCCCAGGCTCCGCTAGTGGCGAAAAAGTTCGACTGGCGACCGGTGTGGATGGTGGGCCCCGCGCTGATCATCCTCGCGGTGGTGATCGGCTACCCGATCGTCCGCGCGGTGTACCTGTCCTTCATGGCCGACCGGGGACTCGACCCGGCCACCGGGATGTTCACCCAGGGTGGGTTCGCCGGCTTCCAGCACTACCTCTACTGGCTCACGCAGGCCTGCCCGGCCCCCGGCGGCGGTACCGTCACCTGCCCCGACGGCGTCTCGGCCACCGACTTCTGGCCCGCCATGGGCAACACCCTGTTCTTCACGGTCACCACCGTCTCGCTCGAGACGGTGCTCGGCTTCGCGATGGCCGTCATCATGGGCAAGAGCATCTGGGGCCGCTCCCTCCTGCGGGCCGCGGTGCTCGTCCCCTGGGCGATCCCCACCGCCGTCACCGCCAAGCTGTGGGCGTTCATCTTCGACCCCAACGGCATCGCCAACACGATTCTCGGCACGAACATCGCCTGGACCACCGACCCCTTCTACGCCCGTGTGGCCATCATCGTGGCCGACGTGTGGAAGACCGCGCCGTTCATGGCCCTGCTCATCCTGGCCGGACTGCAGATGATCCCCGGTGACGTCTACGAGGCGGCCCGCGTCGACGGCGCCTCCCGGTGGCAGCAGTTCGTCCGCATCACCCTGCCGCTGGTCCGGCCCGCGCTGATGGTCGCGATCCTGTTCCGCACGCTCGACGCGCTGCGCATGTACGACCTGCCCGTCATCCTGGTCTCGGCGAACTCCAACTCGCCCACCGCGACCGTGTCCATGCTCGTGGTCAACGAGATGAGGATGGGCAACTTCAACAGCGCCTCCGCGATCTCGACTCTGGTGTTCCTGCTGGTCTTCGCCGTCGCGTACATCATGGTGAAGTTCCTCGGCGCGAACGTCGTGGAAGATCGCACGGGCAAGAAGGAGGAGATCCGGTGA
- a CDS encoding ABC transporter substrate-binding protein: protein MAVHGRFLKAATAASIVAVVAAGCSSGGGEDSEQASSGTSGVGPITFAMGSNDTDKLRPVIEQWNAENPDQEVTLHELPAEQDGQRDTLVQSLQTESGEYDVFALDVTDTAYFAANGWLQPIEGETEVDTSGLIEAAVDSATYNDTLYAVPQNTNAQLLYYRTDLQPEAPANWGELVESCGAAVEAAIDCVNLQLKQYEGLTVAATQFIHSWGGRIVGDDGQTPELDSEETRAGLTALVDAYKNDVVAMKSDSFTEEQTAQAFLGGRTMYAYNWPYMYDSGQTDPTSEVVDNFDVAPILGPDGPGKSVLGGYNNGINVYSENKATATAFLEFLISEDVQMGFAQESFPPVLSSIYDDAALQEQFPYMEALKAALDNAEPRPVSPFYPALSKAIQDNTFAALKDEKTVEQALTDMSAAIEQAQ from the coding sequence ATGGCCGTTCACGGCAGGTTCCTCAAGGCGGCGACGGCCGCCTCCATCGTCGCGGTGGTCGCCGCGGGTTGTTCCTCCGGGGGCGGGGAGGACAGCGAACAGGCGAGCTCCGGCACCTCCGGCGTCGGCCCCATCACCTTCGCGATGGGTAGCAACGACACGGACAAGCTGCGTCCCGTCATCGAACAGTGGAACGCGGAGAACCCCGACCAGGAGGTCACCCTCCACGAGCTGCCCGCCGAGCAGGACGGTCAGCGCGACACCCTCGTGCAGTCTCTGCAGACGGAGAGCGGCGAGTACGACGTGTTCGCGCTCGACGTCACCGACACCGCGTACTTCGCGGCCAACGGCTGGCTCCAGCCGATCGAGGGTGAGACCGAGGTCGACACCAGCGGGCTGATCGAGGCCGCCGTCGACTCCGCGACCTACAACGACACGCTCTACGCGGTGCCGCAGAACACCAACGCGCAGCTGCTGTACTACCGCACCGACCTGCAGCCGGAGGCCCCCGCCAACTGGGGCGAGCTCGTCGAGTCCTGCGGCGCGGCCGTCGAGGCCGCCATCGACTGCGTCAACCTGCAGCTCAAGCAGTACGAGGGCCTGACCGTCGCGGCCACGCAGTTCATCCACAGCTGGGGCGGCAGGATCGTCGGCGACGACGGCCAGACCCCGGAGCTGGACAGCGAGGAGACCCGCGCCGGCCTGACCGCCCTGGTCGACGCCTACAAGAACGACGTCGTCGCCATGAAGTCCGACAGCTTCACGGAGGAGCAGACCGCGCAGGCCTTCCTGGGCGGCCGCACCATGTACGCCTACAACTGGCCGTACATGTACGACTCGGGCCAGACCGACCCGACCTCGGAGGTCGTGGACAACTTCGACGTCGCGCCGATCCTCGGCCCGGACGGGCCGGGTAAGTCCGTCCTCGGCGGCTACAACAACGGCATCAACGTCTACTCCGAGAACAAGGCCACGGCCACGGCGTTCCTCGAGTTCCTCATCTCCGAGGACGTCCAGATGGGCTTCGCACAGGAGTCCTTCCCGCCGGTGCTGTCCTCGATCTACGACGACGCCGCACTGCAGGAGCAGTTCCCGTACATGGAGGCCCTCAAGGCCGCCCTGGACAACGCCGAGCCGCGCCCGGTCTCGCCGTTCTACCCGGCCCTGTCGAAGGCCATCCAGGACAACACCTTCGCGGCCCTGAAGGACGAGAAGACCGTCGAGCAGGCGCTCACGGACATGAGCGCCGCGATCGAACAGGCTCAGTGA
- a CDS encoding ABC transporter ATP-binding protein: MASVTFENVSIIYPGAARRSVDRLDLEIADGEFLVLVGPSGCGKSTTLRALAGLEDVAAGRILIGDKDVTGTEPKDRDIAMVFQNYALYPHYTVRENMGFALKLAKASKQEIAERVQTAAEMLDLVPYLDRKPKELSGGQRQRVAMGRAIVRNPQVFLMDEPLSNLDAKLRVATRAQIAKLQRDLRTTMIYVTHDQVEAMTMGDRVAVLKDGVLQQVDTPRELYNNPLNAFVAGFIGSPSMNLFEAPVADGAVDLEGFREPVPDGSGPRVTVGVRPEHLRIAEDGHGLQVTVVLVEELGADSYLHCSTADGHPVVYRAGSGEHARKGDTMYLEALDGEVRFFDVETGDRLR; the protein is encoded by the coding sequence ATGGCCTCGGTGACCTTCGAGAACGTGTCCATCATCTATCCCGGGGCCGCGCGGCGCAGCGTGGACCGCCTGGACCTGGAGATCGCCGACGGCGAGTTCCTCGTCCTGGTCGGGCCCTCCGGCTGCGGCAAGTCGACCACCCTGCGCGCGCTCGCCGGCCTCGAGGACGTGGCCGCGGGCCGGATCCTCATCGGCGACAAGGACGTCACCGGCACCGAACCCAAGGACCGGGACATCGCGATGGTGTTCCAGAACTACGCGCTGTACCCGCACTACACGGTCCGCGAGAACATGGGTTTCGCGCTCAAGCTGGCCAAGGCGAGCAAGCAGGAGATCGCCGAGCGGGTGCAGACCGCCGCGGAGATGCTCGACCTGGTTCCGTACCTGGACCGCAAGCCCAAGGAGCTCTCCGGTGGCCAGCGGCAGCGCGTGGCGATGGGCCGGGCGATCGTGCGCAACCCGCAGGTCTTCCTCATGGACGAACCGCTGTCCAACCTCGACGCGAAGCTCCGCGTGGCGACGCGTGCGCAGATCGCCAAGCTGCAGCGTGACCTGCGCACCACGATGATCTACGTGACCCACGACCAGGTCGAGGCCATGACGATGGGCGACCGCGTCGCGGTGCTCAAGGACGGGGTGCTCCAGCAGGTCGACACCCCGCGCGAGCTGTACAACAACCCGCTCAACGCGTTCGTCGCCGGCTTCATCGGCTCGCCGTCGATGAACCTCTTCGAAGCCCCCGTGGCCGACGGCGCGGTGGACCTCGAGGGGTTCCGCGAGCCGGTGCCGGACGGGTCGGGGCCGCGGGTCACGGTGGGCGTGCGGCCCGAGCATCTGCGGATCGCCGAGGACGGCCACGGATTGCAGGTGACGGTGGTGCTGGTGGAGGAGCTCGGCGCGGACAGCTACCTGCACTGCTCGACCGCCGACGGCCACCCCGTGGTGTACCGCGCCGGGTCCGGCGAGCACGCGCGCAAGGGCGACACCATGTACCTCGAGGCGCTCGACGGCGAGGTGCGCTTCTTCGACGTGGAGACCGGGGACCGGCTCCGCTGA
- a CDS encoding PhoX family protein, with product MSVRRLLPIATPGISNRQHVTCVYKCGDQCAAPVPNTTDNPYFGDIATEISRRGALKAAGVVALAVGAAQALPATAAAQVSGATGSLGAAGSTGGATIDTGFTPVAPNKADAVTVPEGYSSDVVIRWGDPVLPGAPEFDFENQTAAAQAMQYGYNCDLAVMFPMDDRDGRYLLTVNHEYTTEPTMFRGYDSANPTREQVEIAWAAHGLTVVELATRSSDGGLDPVMGSYNRRITATTPFELRGPAVGPLTRTTADPTGTRVLGTLNNCAGGHTPWGTVLSGEENFNQYFGTSGSVTDTERRAQLSRYGISVSPSGRLWERFDDRFDLAKEPNEVNRFGYVVEVDPWEPDSTPVKHSAMGRFKHEGASIHVTANGTVVAYSGDDERFDYLYKFVSSRRIVPGNTRAARAQNMRILDEGTLYVATFSGNSPAAEIDGSGTLPSDGAFDGSGTWIPLMTVNADGKAVSHVEGMTPEQVAVHTRMAGDRVGATKMDRPEDVEPSPTTGKVYMALTNNSQRGGSGRAAADEANPRHNNKHGQVVEITDDHAGTTFGWNLLLVCGDPAAADSYFGGFDKSKVSPISCPDNVAFDPAGGLWVSTDGNALGFNDGLYSVATEGPNRGETKLFLTVPIGAETCGPLVFNDRAIVNVQHPGEMDGASIENPASHWPDGGDSQPRPSTVVAWRDGFSGGTGSLGSGSLGSGSLGAGPLPMGSLGR from the coding sequence ATGTCCGTCCGCCGCCTGCTTCCTATCGCCACCCCGGGGATCTCCAACCGCCAGCACGTGACCTGTGTGTACAAGTGTGGAGACCAATGCGCTGCCCCGGTGCCCAACACGACCGACAACCCCTACTTCGGCGACATCGCCACCGAGATCAGCCGCCGCGGGGCCCTCAAGGCCGCGGGCGTCGTGGCGCTGGCGGTGGGAGCCGCGCAGGCCCTCCCCGCTACCGCCGCCGCGCAGGTTTCCGGCGCCACCGGCTCGCTCGGCGCCGCCGGCTCGACCGGCGGGGCCACGATCGACACGGGCTTCACCCCGGTCGCGCCCAACAAGGCCGACGCCGTCACGGTCCCCGAGGGCTACTCCAGCGACGTTGTGATCCGCTGGGGCGATCCCGTGCTGCCCGGCGCCCCGGAGTTCGACTTCGAGAACCAGACCGCGGCCGCCCAGGCCATGCAGTACGGCTACAACTGCGACCTCGCCGTGATGTTCCCGATGGACGACCGCGACGGCCGTTACCTGCTCACCGTCAATCACGAGTACACCACCGAGCCCACGATGTTCCGTGGCTACGATTCCGCGAACCCCACCCGCGAGCAGGTCGAGATTGCGTGGGCCGCACACGGCCTGACCGTGGTCGAGCTGGCCACCCGTTCCTCCGACGGCGGCCTCGACCCCGTCATGGGCTCCTACAACCGGCGCATCACGGCCACCACCCCGTTCGAGCTGCGCGGCCCCGCCGTCGGCCCGCTCACCCGGACCACCGCCGACCCGACCGGCACACGCGTCCTGGGCACGCTGAACAACTGCGCGGGCGGGCACACCCCGTGGGGCACCGTGCTCTCCGGCGAGGAGAACTTCAACCAGTACTTCGGCACCTCCGGCTCGGTCACCGACACCGAGCGCCGCGCACAGCTGAGTCGCTACGGCATCAGCGTCTCCCCCTCCGGACGGCTGTGGGAGCGGTTCGACGACCGCTTCGACCTGGCGAAGGAGCCAAACGAGGTCAACCGCTTCGGTTACGTCGTCGAGGTCGATCCCTGGGAGCCCGACTCGACGCCGGTCAAGCACTCGGCGATGGGCCGGTTCAAGCACGAGGGCGCGAGCATCCACGTGACCGCCAACGGGACCGTCGTGGCCTACTCCGGCGACGACGAGCGCTTCGACTACCTCTACAAGTTCGTCTCCAGCCGCCGCATCGTCCCCGGCAACACCCGGGCCGCTCGCGCCCAGAACATGCGGATCCTCGACGAGGGCACCCTCTACGTGGCCACCTTCTCCGGCAACTCGCCCGCGGCCGAGATCGACGGCTCGGGCACGCTGCCGTCCGACGGCGCGTTCGACGGCAGCGGAACCTGGATCCCGCTCATGACCGTCAACGCCGACGGCAAGGCCGTCTCACACGTCGAAGGCATGACGCCCGAGCAGGTCGCCGTGCACACGCGTATGGCGGGCGACCGGGTCGGCGCCACCAAGATGGACCGGCCCGAGGACGTGGAGCCCAGCCCGACCACCGGCAAGGTGTACATGGCGCTGACCAACAACTCCCAGCGCGGCGGCTCCGGTCGGGCCGCGGCCGACGAGGCCAACCCCCGGCACAACAACAAGCACGGTCAGGTCGTCGAGATCACCGACGATCACGCCGGCACCACCTTCGGCTGGAACCTGCTGCTCGTCTGCGGTGATCCCGCCGCCGCCGATTCCTACTTCGGTGGCTTCGACAAGTCCAAGGTCAGCCCGATCTCCTGCCCGGACAACGTCGCGTTCGACCCTGCCGGCGGACTGTGGGTCTCGACCGACGGCAACGCGCTCGGCTTCAACGACGGCCTCTACTCGGTGGCCACCGAGGGGCCGAACCGCGGCGAGACCAAGCTGTTCCTCACCGTCCCGATCGGGGCGGAGACCTGCGGTCCGCTGGTGTTCAACGATCGCGCGATCGTCAACGTCCAGCACCCGGGCGAGATGGACGGCGCGTCGATCGAGAACCCGGCTTCGCACTGGCCCGACGGCGGCGACTCCCAGCCGCGTCCGTCGACGGTCGTGGCCTGGCGCGACGGTTTCTCCGGCGGCACCGGCTCGCTCGGTTCCGGATCGCTCGGCTCGGGCTCCCTGGGCGCGGGTCCGCTGCCGATGGGCTCGCTCGGCCGCTGA
- a CDS encoding alpha/beta fold hydrolase: protein MGLYHQITGSGPTIVLIHGVCHRAHAWDAVVPLLADRFRVVVVDLPGHGRSADLPDAGDVLDHFVGELVDLLEAVVPAGERPHIAGNSLGGFLALELGARGLASSVTALSPAGFFRSHAEWRYTITVFRSLRRAAGKLGRHIPALTERAAGRAVMMAVFCARPWRYPAEAAAIDSEAIVSNTVLDRADRRTFLFSAPVDEDLPITIRWGRFDMVLPVGQVKLATRLFPQADVEITADGHVPMSDDPEGVATSIAACAERGLAYTGAAPAAASARAGR from the coding sequence ATGGGTTTGTATCACCAGATCACCGGATCCGGACCGACCATCGTCCTCATCCACGGCGTCTGCCACCGCGCGCACGCCTGGGACGCCGTGGTCCCGTTGCTCGCCGACCGGTTCCGCGTGGTCGTCGTCGACCTGCCCGGACACGGACGCTCCGCCGACCTGCCGGACGCCGGGGACGTGCTCGACCACTTCGTCGGTGAGCTCGTCGACCTGCTCGAGGCGGTCGTCCCGGCCGGCGAGCGGCCGCACATCGCCGGCAACTCCCTCGGCGGTTTCCTCGCGCTGGAACTCGGGGCGCGCGGGTTGGCCAGCAGCGTCACCGCGCTCTCGCCCGCCGGGTTCTTCCGCTCGCACGCCGAGTGGCGCTACACGATCACCGTCTTCCGTAGTCTCCGACGCGCGGCCGGCAAGCTCGGGCGGCACATCCCCGCGCTCACCGAGCGGGCCGCCGGACGAGCGGTGATGATGGCGGTGTTCTGCGCCCGCCCGTGGCGGTACCCCGCCGAGGCCGCCGCGATCGACAGCGAGGCGATCGTGTCCAACACCGTGCTGGACCGGGCCGACCGCCGGACCTTCCTGTTCTCCGCGCCCGTCGACGAGGACCTGCCCATCACCATCCGCTGGGGCCGGTTCGACATGGTCCTGCCGGTCGGCCAAGTCAAGCTCGCCACGCGGCTGTTCCCGCAGGCGGACGTGGAGATCACCGCCGACGGGCACGTGCCGATGTCCGACGACCCGGAGGGCGTGGCCACCTCGATCGCGGCCTGCGCCGAGCGCGGACTGGCGTACACGGGCGCGGCGCCCGCCGCCGCGAGCGCACGCGCCGGGCGGTAG
- a CDS encoding MarR family winged helix-turn-helix transcriptional regulator: MVTTTREPDTGAVGPALGLAEQFRPILLRLDLLVRRQSTQYALSRAQTSILHTLACHGRLRMTDLARLENVRVPTTSNSVSVIEAMGYVEREPDESDRRGVCVRLTDLGRARIEQVLADRDRDFAEHLGRLTGEQRELLSAAVPAFNALLDAFDAASAGPA, encoded by the coding sequence ATGGTGACGACGACGAGGGAACCGGACACCGGAGCTGTCGGGCCCGCTCTGGGTCTCGCCGAGCAGTTCCGGCCGATCCTCCTCCGGCTGGACCTGCTGGTCCGCCGCCAGAGCACTCAGTACGCGCTGAGTAGAGCGCAGACGTCGATCCTTCACACTCTGGCGTGCCACGGTCGTCTGCGCATGACGGACCTCGCCCGTCTCGAGAACGTGCGGGTGCCGACCACCAGCAACTCGGTGAGCGTCATCGAGGCCATGGGGTACGTCGAGCGCGAGCCCGACGAGTCCGACCGGCGTGGCGTCTGCGTACGACTGACGGACCTGGGCCGCGCGCGGATCGAGCAGGTGCTGGCCGACCGCGACCGCGACTTCGCCGAACACCTGGGTCGGCTGACCGGCGAGCAGCGCGAGCTGCTGTCGGCGGCGGTGCCCGCTTTCAACGCCCTGCTCGACGCCTTCGACGCCGCCTCCGCCGGACCCGCCTGA
- a CDS encoding SDR family oxidoreductase yields MSTVVITGASRGIGAATARALADRHDLVLVSRDADALRAVAADCRSAHPGDGRSVEIVEADLTTADGVARVADGLSTLDGLVHCAGVADLGRTEHTDAEQWRRAFEVNVLAVVELTRALLPALRAAQGHLVVVNSGAGTTAKPGWGSYSASKFALRAVTDTLRGEEPDLRVTSIHPGRVDTDMQRAIVAHEGGTYDPGAYLSADSVATAVRHALESTPDAHPTEVVLRPRSR; encoded by the coding sequence ATGAGCACTGTCGTCATCACCGGCGCCTCCCGCGGGATCGGGGCGGCGACCGCCCGCGCCCTGGCCGACCGCCACGACCTGGTCCTGGTGAGCCGCGACGCCGACGCGCTCCGGGCCGTCGCGGCCGACTGCCGCTCCGCACACCCGGGCGACGGCCGGTCCGTCGAGATCGTCGAGGCCGACCTCACCACCGCCGACGGGGTCGCCCGCGTCGCCGACGGCCTCAGCACGCTCGACGGGCTCGTCCACTGCGCCGGGGTCGCCGATCTCGGCCGGACCGAGCACACCGACGCCGAGCAGTGGCGCCGGGCATTCGAGGTCAACGTGCTGGCCGTGGTCGAGCTGACCCGGGCACTGCTCCCGGCGCTACGCGCGGCACAAGGACACCTCGTCGTCGTCAACTCCGGCGCGGGGACCACCGCCAAGCCCGGCTGGGGCTCCTACAGCGCCTCCAAGTTCGCGCTGCGCGCCGTCACCGACACGCTCCGCGGCGAGGAACCCGACCTGCGCGTCACCTCCATCCACCCCGGCCGCGTCGACACGGACATGCAGCGCGCGATCGTCGCGCACGAGGGCGGTACCTACGACCCCGGCGCCTACCTCAGCGCCGACTCCGTGGCCACCGCCGTCCGACACGCGTTGGAGTCCACTCCGGACGCCCACCCCACCGAGGTCGTCCTGCGGCCGCGGTCCCGCTGA